Part of the Candidatus Methylomirabilota bacterium genome is shown below.
AGCTCTCCCGTCAGTGGCGGCTGCTGCAGCTCCTCGACGCCCCGGCCGGGGTCACCGTCGAGGACGCGGCGCGGGACCTCGGGTGTGCCGTCCGCACCATCTGGCGCGATCTGCGCGTGCTCGAGGACGCCGGGTTTCCCATCTACGACGAGCCCGCCCCGGACGGCCGGCGGGGGCTCTGGCGGATCGATCCCGCGTTCAAAGCGCGACTGCCGGTCAAGCTGACGCTCGCCGAGCTGGCCGCGCTGCTGATGAGCCGGCAGGTGCTGGCGCCGCTGGGGGCGAGCGTGCTGGGGCCGGCGGTGAACTCGGCCTTCGACAAGATCTCCGGGGTGCTGAGCCGCGATGCCCTGGCGCTCCTCGACGCGATGAAGGAGACCGTCGGCGTGCGCACGCTGGGGGCCAAGCTGCAAGTGCCGGTCGGCGACGTCCTGCCGAAGATCCAGACGGCGCTCGTCGAGCGGCGGACGCTGCGCATGCGCTACCACTCGCGCCACAGCGGCGAGGAGGGGCAGCGCGACGTCGATCCCTACCACCTCACGTACTTCGAGGGCGGCCTCTACCTGGTGGCCTACTGTCACATGCGCAGGGACGTGCGCCTGTTCGCCGCCGAGCGGATCCGCGCCGCCGAGATGCTGCGCCCGCGCTTCGAGATCCGGAAGGGATTCGACCTCAAGACCTACCTCGACAAGGCCTGGGGCATCCTGCAGGGCGACCTCGTCACCGTGCGCGTGATGTTCTCTCCGAAGGTCGCCCGCTACATCCGGGAGCGGCTCTGGCACCCGAGCCAGCGCTTCCGCGACCTTTCCAACGGGCGGCTCGAGATGACCCTCCGGGTGGCCGACACACTGGAGGTCCGGCGGTGGATCCTGGGCTACGGGACCGACGCCGAGGTGATGGAACCGGACGCGGTGAGGGAGGCGCTCAGGCAGGAGGCGGAGAGCCTGGCCCGGATGCTCGTGCCGTCGCGCCGGCCGCTGGCGGCGGCGACGACCGCGCCGCGGTCCCAGAAGCGGGGCCGCCAGGCCACCGGCGCGGTCGAATAGCGCCGGGCTTCAGCCCCCAGGAGGGTTACCGCGGCTGATCTTCCTCTCGTGGCCGGAGCTTACGGAGCGCGTGTGACAGGGAGGGTCACGGTGGGACCCGGTGGGTCATTTTGCTCAGGGCCGTGTCATAGGCAGCCCAGGAGGCGCCCGTAGAAGTTGACTCGACACAGCGCCGTGGCCTGAGATGGTCGTAGACCCATCACAGTCGAGGAGGCTCTCGTGGCGATTGCATCTCTGCTGCTCGCGTCGGTCTTTGTTCTGGGGCTCGGTGGCTGTGTGCTCAAGGGGCCGGAGCTGGAGGTGAAGCCCCCGATCCACATCAAGACCGGGTCACCGGGCAAGCACTGCCCGCCCGGTCAGGCCAAGAAGGGCAACTGCTAGCTCAGCACATCAGCCAGTCGCCGTAGGTGCCGCGGATCGGCTTGCCCTCGGCGAAGCGGGAGAGTCGGAACGTCGGCAGATCCGGATGGCCGCCCGGGCCCTCGGTGATGAGGGCGGCCATCATGTGGCCCACCGCGGGCGAGAGCTTGAAGCCGTGGCCCGAGAAGCCCACGGCCACGTAGAACCCCTCCGGCCCCACCCGGTCCAGGACGGGATGCCAGTCGGGCGTCACGTCGAAGCAGCCGGCGTAGCCGCGGGCGATGCGGCCCTGCTCGAGGACAGGGAACCGGTGGCTGACGCGGGAAAGTGCGTCGGTCGACTCGTCCAGGCTCACGCCTTCCTTGAAGTGGTCGGGGTCGGCCAGGTCGTGCGACTCCTCGGCGTCGAGGCCGCCCACCAGGATGTGCTCGCCCAGCTCGGGCCGCGTGTAGATGTTGCTGGCGAAGTCGTAGACCATCGGATGCGGTCGCCGCGCGTCCCCGGGCCAGGTGACGATGTTGATCTTGTGGCGACAGACGGTGATCGGAATGTCGACCCCCGCCATGGCCCCCACGCGCGCGCCCCAGAGGCCCGCGGCGTTCACGACCC
Proteins encoded:
- a CDS encoding transcriptional regulator codes for the protein MPRGSQLSRQWRLLQLLDAPAGVTVEDAARDLGCAVRTIWRDLRVLEDAGFPIYDEPAPDGRRGLWRIDPAFKARLPVKLTLAELAALLMSRQVLAPLGASVLGPAVNSAFDKISGVLSRDALALLDAMKETVGVRTLGAKLQVPVGDVLPKIQTALVERRTLRMRYHSRHSGEEGQRDVDPYHLTYFEGGLYLVAYCHMRRDVRLFAAERIRAAEMLRPRFEIRKGFDLKTYLDKAWGILQGDLVTVRVMFSPKVARYIRERLWHPSQRFRDLSNGRLEMTLRVADTLEVRRWILGYGTDAEVMEPDAVREALRQEAESLARMLVPSRRPLAAATTAPRSQKRGRQATGAVE